In one window of Armatimonadota bacterium DNA:
- a CDS encoding ferredoxin — MAVQVDADVCTGCGLCEESCPNVFKLDEDEGVAKVANPNPDGEDLGCAKQAAEECPVEAISVS, encoded by the coding sequence ATGGCTGTTCAGGTTGATGCCGACGTGTGCACAGGCTGCGGCTTGTGCGAGGAGAGCTGCCCCAACGTCTTCAAACTGGACGAGGACGAAGGGGTCGCGAAAGTGGCGAATCCGAACCCCGATGGAGAGGACCTGGGCTGCGCCAAGCAGGCGGCGGAGGAGTGCCCGGTCGAGGCCATCTCAGTAAGCTAG